The segment GTGGCCAACCGGCTCGGCCGCGGCACGACGCTCAACAGCGACGGCGAGGAGCACGACCGCCGCCGCAGGCTCCTGGCCTCCCGTCTGACCCCGAAGGCCCTGCGATCGATGCGCGACGAGGTCGAGCAGCGAGCGGACGCCGTCGTGGCGGCTGCCGTGCAGAGGAAGCACGTCGACGGCGTCGTCGACATCGCCGAGGCGCTGCCCACGTCGTTCGTGCCGGACCTGATCGGCTGGCCCGAGGAGGGGCGCGAGAACCTGCTGCGATGGGCGGGGGCCACCTTCGACTCGCTCGGTCCCGTCAACGGGCAGACCGTCCGCACGGCACCGTCGACGATCGGGATGATGCGTTTCGCGCGCTCGGTCGTCCGCCGCGGAGCGGTGCTGCCGGGCTCGATGGGAGCCGACCTCCTCGAGAAGGTCGGGAGCGGTGAGGTGCAGCGCGGTGAGTGCCCCGCCCTCATGATCGACTACCTCGCGCCCTCGTTGGACACGACGATCAGTGCGATCGCGAGCGCCCTGATGCTGCTGGCCGAGCACCCCGACCAGTGGGCAGCGCTCAAGGCGGACCCCTCCCTGATCCCGAACACGGTCAACGAGGTCGTCCGTCTGGAGTCGCCGCTGCGGGCCTTCTCGCGCCACGTCGAGCGCGGCGCCGAGATCGGTGGAGTCACCGTGGAGGCCGGGTCGCGGGTGGCCGTGTTCTACGCCTC is part of the Aeromicrobium sp. Leaf245 genome and harbors:
- a CDS encoding cytochrome P450, giving the protein MTTTVPTYRPDVYAPDAILDPYPHYERMRALGPVVRLAKQGVLAVTRHDDCKQVLLDDATFVSGRGVALNPVANRLGRGTTLNSDGEEHDRRRRLLASRLTPKALRSMRDEVEQRADAVVAAAVQRKHVDGVVDIAEALPTSFVPDLIGWPEEGRENLLRWAGATFDSLGPVNGQTVRTAPSTIGMMRFARSVVRRGAVLPGSMGADLLEKVGSGEVQRGECPALMIDYLAPSLDTTISAIASALMLLAEHPDQWAALKADPSLIPNTVNEVVRLESPLRAFSRHVERGAEIGGVTVEAGSRVAVFYASANRDDRFWDAPDRFDITRNATPQLGFGQGAHGCAGQGLARLETQSILHSVVRRVDRLEITDAPTWGLNNIIHKLDHLPLRLVAAKKGQ